The Pyrus communis chromosome 14, drPyrComm1.1, whole genome shotgun sequence sequence CTTGTGTTGTAATCCTGCACTCTAAATTTACTATGACACTTTATGAAGATTTAAAGTGTTCCAAAATAAGGCTAATGGCACTAGCTAACATTAGCATAAATGGCTCAGTTGGTTAAAGCATTTGCTCAGGCATGCGAGGTCAtgtgtttgaatctctttctgTAGTTTAGTTAAATTTAACGTAGGTTATccaatcatttaaaaaaaatgaagaacttTAAGGAAATGTAGGTCTAACATGAAAATAAGTTGATCTTGGATTCATTGTTTTAAACTCAAGTATAACTTAAAGCTTTAGCTTATTATTTAATACTAAAATAGTCAGCTCTACACTTTTTTATTCGTGCAATCACTTTCCTCCTGATATCGCAGCCAACATTCAAATCGCTGACATGCTCCCTTCCCTTGATCTCTGCTTCCTCTTCGCCCTCGTCATAAACCTCATGCAGCCCGACTTCAAGCCAGCCGGCATGTATATTTCCCGAACTTTGGGTGGTATTGGGACCCCCTCGGTCCCAATGTACATCCTTCACTAATTGATATGATACTAAAACTTTATAATGCAATGTGAGGAACTAAAATTCTGTGATGTATTTAAAAGTCACCTAAGACGTAATTAgcctaaaacaaaataataaaaccaTCATAAATCAAGTCAAGATTAACCATCGTATCAAGTATcaagtcatttttcaaaaatacaTAAATGATGAGATTCACGTGAATTTCAGATTACTTCAAAGCCCTAGCTAAAATCAGAGTGCAATATTAAAAAGTTCACACAAACTTTGATTCGCATGACTCATGAGCGAACAAAATTCCTGCTTGCTACACAGCCTCCTCgtctaataattattaataACGTTTTTCTCACAGAAGTTGGGTAACGTTTAAGTCATTGGGAATGTCATGATACATATTTAAGATATTGCTGCAAAAACTATCCCTCTCATCTTCTGTGCAACAATTGGCATAGGTAGTGGTGGCCGGACTTGAGGAAGGTGTTGATAGCAGCGAACCAAAACTACACATATTTTGAAAGCTTTGATTATTAACGTTATCAGAAATGCACGCCGGCTGGTAATCTTGTCCTGGAATATTATGGCTAATGATTGACTCGTAGTAAGAGTCATACGAGCCCACCTGGTTTGTTATTATAGGAACAAAACTACTCTGATCGGCTCCATTTGTAGAACAAGGGTGGCCAAAATCAGTGATAAGGGGTTGGTTTAGAAATGGGACAATATTTGGGAGCTGGCTTGATTGAAATTGGTTTTGATCATTGTTTTGTAAAAGGGAAAGTGGGTTTTGTTGAGCATGATTCTTTGAAGGAAATTCAGGATACGATGATTGCGGTCTGCGTTGGCTTGATAACAAAGTAGCGGTTAAGTTGAGGAGCTCTGGATCCATTATAGGTCCAATACTGAGCAGATTCGGAATATTAAGCTGCAAATTATCTGACGATGAGTTACAAAGGGTTGATGAGAGAAGGGAGGTGAGTTCAAGAAGATCGAGACGAGGAGTATGAGTGACAGGATCAATCCCCATTTTTAATAGCCTCTTTCTGATATGTGTGTTCCAATAGTTCTTGATCTCATTATCTGTTCTTCCTGGCAAGCGAGAAGCAATGGTAGACCACCTAGATAGAAAGAGATCATCTTAATTAGCTTATAGTAAAGTACTGAAATGAAAAATTGGCATTGACTTGTACACTACTTTTGTCCACTCTTCAATCAAGACTTATCTAAATATGGCTTAGCTTAAATTGACAGTGTGATGACATAAAATGTCCTAAGCTCCCTTCTTGATACATAGCGACAAACCTaatctttataaattaaaagatTTATGCAGTAGacaaaagttctttttttttttttttttaattttaaatttattattattaaggggtGGGGGAGGATTCGAAAcgattacaataatttaggaaaaTGGGAAGTTTTGACTCAGGATGCATGAGTGGAAACCCGGAACCCTTTCCATTAGGATATGAGACCACATGCCAACAAAAGTTCAAAATTGTTTTGGATAAAAATCagttaaaagaaatttttttttttcaatggactgaaacaaaacatgaaaccTAGAACTTTGTCCACTCGGATATGAGACCACACGCATGAGTAGAATGTTTTTGATAAAATGGAAAACTAAAACATGAACAACAAAATTTTAGTAAGATATTTTCTAGTGTATATGTACGTACTTGTTTCCCAAAACACTGTGTAACTGTATTATGgtctcttcttcttccaatgAGAACCTCCCTCTCTTAATATCAGGTCTTAAATAGTTTGCCCACCGAAGGCGACAACTCTTTCCACACCTTTTCAGTCCTatacacaaaacaataaatgaCCAGGAAACGTCACAAACTTAGTGAATTATTTGTACttaattcaattatatataattaaacatGGAACAATCCACCATGAAAGAAAATTTAAGACGTGATGATTACTAATTTGTAATAAAACTAACCTGCATTCTTGGGGACGGTTCGCCATCTCCCATGCCCGTGTTTCTGAATGTAATGAACGAGTTTATGATCTTCCTCCGGAGTCCATGGACCCTTTTTCAATCCATTCGTCTCACAACAAGGAATTTTCCCCATAATATTAGTTGGTCAAGAAAAAGTTAATCTATgtttggaagagagagagagaggagaagcaAAAGAGCAGAAATGTTGCTGTAGGGGAAGTGTTAAGGTGTATATAAATATACAATAAGGGAGCAAAGCAAGCGAAGCAAATTGGGAAGTCAATGGGGTTCGGTACCACCCTAGCTTGTTCACCATTCCAACGAGACGTGTCCTGTTAGAAGGACAAGTATATGTTATATAATCACCTCTCTTAATCAATGAGGCCACGTAAGCTGCATGCAAGATTATGCTGCCTAATATTACGTTCctaaatattaacaaaaaaagaagaagaaagtactATACTACTAGGGtgtatgtgacatcccacatcgcctaggggagtgatccttaaatgtatattcccatctctacctagcacgaggccttttgggagctcactggcttcgggttccataggaactccgaagttaagcgagaagggggctagagcaatcccatgatgggtgacccactgagaagttgctcgtgagttcccaaaaacaaaaccgtgagggaatggtaagcccaaagcggacaatatcgtgctacggtggtggagcgggcccgggaagtggtctcgcccgggccgggatgtgacaaattggtatcagagccaatccctggtcggaaatgtgccgacgaggacgtcgggcccctaaggggggtggattgtaacatcccacatcgcccaggggagtgatccttaaatgtatattcccatccttacctagcacgaggccttttgggagctcactggcttcggattccgttggaactccgaagttaagcgagaagggggctagagcaatcccaagatgggtgacccactgggaagttgctcgtgagttcccaaaaacaaaaccgtgagggaatggtaagcccaaagcggacaatatcgtgctacggtggtggagcgggcccgggaagtggtccatcccgggccgggatgtgacagtgtACGTATTGATAAACTTTGTAACTCAAGCATGGTCCATCACCAATATCATTGATATTGtttcaaatttattacctatTATTAAGTgttgagttttatcacaaagCCATCTAAGGGATGGAAACTCCCATATATTAATTGAAGAATATTTTATCATAATGTGTGATCTATTCTCCAACACGTATGAAATTGTTCTCAAATAACTAAATGACTACTTCACATAAGATTGTTATAAAGAGCATTTTTGGTTGTTTACAAACACGAGTTACTTAGGGTACGTGGGTCGGGTAAAATTGATAAATAGAGAACTTATTCCTTCGAATATGGAGTGGCAAAAGCTCGATCACCAATATtagttcatttttttattttttttaagcaacGATATATTGATATTTCAAACATTTGGTGTGCAGAAAATAATTccttgaagaa is a genomic window containing:
- the LOC137716193 gene encoding transcription factor MYB41-like; translation: MGKIPCCETNGLKKGPWTPEEDHKLVHYIQKHGHGRWRTVPKNAGLKRCGKSCRLRWANYLRPDIKRGRFSLEEEETIIQLHSVLGNKWSTIASRLPGRTDNEIKNYWNTHIRKRLLKMGIDPVTHTPRLDLLELTSLLSSTLCNSSSDNLQLNIPNLLSIGPIMDPELLNLTATLLSSQRRPQSSYPEFPSKNHAQQNPLSLLQNNDQNQFQSSQLPNIVPFLNQPLITDFGHPCSTNGADQSSFVPIITNQVGSYDSYYESIISHNIPGQDYQPACISDNVNNQSFQNMCSFGSLLSTPSSSPATTTYANCCTEDERDSFCSNILNMYHDIPNDLNVTQLL